In Zea mays cultivar B73 chromosome 7, Zm-B73-REFERENCE-NAM-5.0, whole genome shotgun sequence, the following proteins share a genomic window:
- the LOC100274805 gene encoding uncharacterized protein LOC100274805 translates to MGLCVSLGGTAGAEAARAAAPSCKCGTALVLMPSGDMREYPFPATTAARVLEDASAAADGGDGWLLCDADGMGFEGPAPPAVPHAEPLRAGQLYFVLPAAARRRGLRREEVAALAVRASAALSSRASASASAAPGRRRRGAVVAPLVFAPPPEDEEEEREQQKSTALAAPPVRRPARPGRRLVRFASDLTAIPE, encoded by the coding sequence ATGGGCCTGTGCGTGTCGCTCGGCGGGACGGCCGGCGCCGAGGCCGCGCGGGCGGCGGCGCCCAGCTGCAAGTGCGGCACGGCGCTGGTGCTCATGCCCAGCGGCGACATGCGGGAGTACCCTTTCCCGGCGACGACGGCCGCGCGcgtgctggaggacgcctccgccgccgccgacggcggCGATGGCTGGCTCCTGTGCGACGCGGACGGGATGGGCTTCGAGGGCCCGGCCCCGCCGGCGGTGCCCCACGCGGAGCCGCTCCGCGCGGGGCAGCTCTACTTCGTGCTCCCGGCCGCCGCGCGCCGCCGCGGCCTGCGGCGCGAGGAGGTCGCCGCGCTCGCCGTCCGGGCCTCGGCCGCGCTCTCCTCCCGGGCCTCCGCATCCGCCTCCGCCGCGCCGGGAAGGCGGAGGCGCGGCGCCGTCGTCGCGCCCCTCGTCTTCGCGCCACCGCCggaggacgaggaggaggagCGCGAGCAGCAGAAGTCGACGGCCTTGGCGGCGCCACCGGTGCGGCGGCCCGCGCGCCCCGGCAGGCGCCTCGTGCGGTTCGCGTCGGACCTCACCGCGATCCCCGAGTGA
- the LOC100216877 gene encoding Plastid division protein PDV2-like: MDGEEIGLVLARASDLRTRISACAAAAAGAPGPRRDDEEAAKRLDAAEGDEEGAEEEEDEEEEVESLVGISDALESLERQLAALQDLQHQQRYERETILSQIDRSRRSLLAKLREYKGQDCEVIHEAAAFAGERIERDDSLVLPPYSDHVTNSFALDDLYPLSYMSKPKRLHTQPDSEDDGTAQDDARRNGRESRDTRASKRGSGGGGGGGGGGGIGAFMGWVAKTAVMVVGAVCVMKAAGYESVTWRNGGARLDIAGLFGGGGGKQAVAAGGGDERRAPLRCPPGKAMVVENGRARCVVKERVEVPFDAVLAPPSSRYGLG, encoded by the exons atgGACGGGGAGGAGATTGGCCTGGTCCTCGCCCGCGCCTCGGACCTCCGCACCAGGATATCGGCCTGCGCCGCTGCCGCGGCGGGGGCGCCGGGTCCGCGGCGGGACGATGAGGAGGCAGCGAAGCGGTTGGACGCGGCGGAGGGCGATGAGGAGGGAGCCGAGGAagaggaggatgaggaggaggaggtggagagCCTTGTCGGCATCAGCGACGCGCTCGAGTCGCTCGAGCGGCAGCTCGCCGCCCTTCAG GATCTCCAGCACCAACAAAGATACGAACGGGAAACCATCTTGAGCCAGATCGACCGAAGCCGGAGGTCCCTGCTTGCCAAGCTCAGAGAGTACAAAGGGCAGGACTGCGAGGTGATCCACGAGGCTGCCGCCTTCGCTGGCGAGAGAATAGAGCGCGACGACAGCCTCGTCCTGCCTCCTTACTCGGACCATGTCACCAACTCGTTCGCGCTCGACGACCTGTACCCTCTGAGCTACATGTCCAAGCCCAAGCGCCTGCACACTCAACCAGACTCCGAGGACGACGGGACTGCGCAGGACGACGCGAGAAGGAACGGGCGTGAGAGCAGAGATACCAGGGCCTCGAAACGCGGCTCGGGAggcggagggggaggaggaggaggaggaggcatcgGAGCCTTCATGGGATGGGTGGCTAAAACGGCGGTCATGGTGGTGGGCGCCGTCTGTGTCATGAAGGCCGCTGGATACGAGTCCGTGACGTGGAGGAACGGCGGCGCCAGGCTGGACATTGCGGGTCTGTTCGGTGGCGGTGGTGGTAAGCAGGCGGTGGCGGCGGGCGGCGGAGATGAGCGGCGCGCTCCTCTGCGGTGCCCTCCCGGCAAAGCGATGGTGGTCGAGAACGGCAGGGCGCGTTGTGTCGTGAAGGAAAGGGTGGAGGTGCCGTTCGACGCCGTCCTGGCACCGCCGAGTTCGAGGTACGGTTTAGGCTGA
- the LOC100382699 gene encoding uncharacterized protein isoform X1: MAALERRGGHHTAAFIRAAKASSPPPPPARQRQRQRRSKSGAGLDDDDDDRDARAAPRSPQKASRQTKLQEQKREAETEVQRRRRRSEAHNSLRKEIQQLETRLRDQQVVRGALEKALGPEPEPEPDDDGAGPRPLTLQNESPALKLIREVATLELEIKHLEHYLLALYRKAFEQQQAPTTTTALPPSDDRRDAARKLSVSSRPDDETPRARAPVIRGGGGNGRRNGGTADDCSPSSTCPRRTAADSDPAGLRSQSALSFRGAWSSSSSTSSRISPTEDSLARALRSCHSQPFSFLEQGETTAPSGGVVSLADYLGTSVADHIPETPSNLSEEMVRCMAGVYCRLADPPLLARHRPSASSASASLSSAASAVSPTQCLGGGDNNTWSPTSSSSYHCGRRDAARLVINPFRVEGVKELFSGPYSAMVEVPAISRDRPRLREAEDLLQTYKLILYRLETVDLRRMTGGEKLAFWINVHNALVMHAYLKYGVPQQNQLKTTTSLLVKAECKIAGRAINAAAIQGLVLGCTAHCSSGHWLRALLRYPRTTTKASRRASRAGGEEWRAFAVRQPEPLLRFALCSGSHSDPAVRVYFPKRLAQQLEAAREEYVRATAGVRKDDRRVLLPRLLDAYARDAGLTADRLLDAVQRCLPETLRTAVQRCRRRGDGPGAAKAVVEWVPHRRSFRYLLARDLAFPHLSLS; this comes from the exons atggcGGCGCTAGAGAGGAGAGGAGGCCACCACACTGCTGCTTTCATCAGAGCAGCGAAGGCCTccagtcctcctcctcctccagcgAGGCAGAGGCAGAGGCAGAGGCGCTCCAAGAG CGGTGCCGGtttggacgacgacgacgacgacagagATGCCAGGGCCGCGCCGCGTTCTCCGCAGAAGGCGTCCAGACAGACCAAGCTG CAAGAGCAGAAACGCGAGGCCGAGACGGAAGTTCAGCGGCGCAGGAGGAGGAGCGAGGCACACAACTCCCTGAGGAAAGAG ATTCAGCAGCTGGAGACGCGCCTCAGGGATCAGCAGGTGGTGCGCGGCGCACTGGAGAAAGCGCTGGGGCCTGAGCCTGAGCCTGAGCCCGACGACGACGGCGCTGGTCCACGTCCACTCACTCTCCAGAACGAGAGCCCAGCGCTAAAG CTGATAAGGGAGGTTGCGACACTGGAGCTGGAGATCAAGCACTTGGAGCACTACCTGCTGGCACTCTACCGGAAAGCATtcgagcagcagcaagcacccaccaccaccaccgcgctGCCGCCTTCAGACGATCGCCGGGACGCGGCGCGCAAGCTGTCGGTGAGCTCACGGCCCGACGACGAGACGCCCAGGGCGAGGGCCCCCGTGATCAGGGGAGGCGGCGGCAACGGGAGGAGGAACGGCGGCACGGCCGACGACTGCTCGCCGTCGTCGACGTGCCCCCGGAGGACGGCCGCGGACTCGGACCCGGCCGGCCTCCGGAGCCAGTCGGCGCTGTCGTTCCGAGGCgcgtggtcgtcgtcgtcgtcgacgTCGTCCAGGATATCGCCCACGGAGGACAGCCTCGCGCGGGCGCTGCGGTCCTGCCACTCCCAGCCCTTCTCCTTCCTGGAG CAAGGCGAGACGACGGCGCCGTCAGGAGGAGTGGTGAGCCTGGCGGACTACCTCGGCACGAGCGTGGCGGACCACATCCCGGAGACCCCCAGCAACCTGTCGGAGGAGATGGTGCGTTGCATGGCCGGGGTGTACTGCAGGCTGGCCGACCCGCCGCTGCTGGCGCGCCACCGCCCGTCGGCgtcgtcggcgtcggcgtcgcTGTCCTCGGCGGCGAGCGCGGTCTCCCCAACACAGtgcctcggcggcggcgacaacaaCACGTGGAGCccgaccagcagcagcagctaccACTGCGGCAGGAGAGACGCCGCCCGGCTAGTCATCAACCCGTTCCGCGTCGAGGGGGTCAAGGAGTTGTTCAGCGGGCCCTACAGCGCCATGGTCGAGGTGCCGGCGATCTCCCGCGACCGCCCCAGGCTCAGGGAGGCCGAGGACCTGCTCCAGACGTACAA GCTGATTCTCTACCGGCTGGAGACGGTGGATCTGAGGCGGATGACGGGCGGGGAGAAGCTCGCGTTCTGGATCAACGTCCACAACGCGCTGGTCATGCAT GCGTACCTCAAGTATGGAGTCCCGCAGCAGAACCAGCTGAAGACGACGACATCACTGCTTGTCAAG GCGGAGTGCAAGATCGCGGGGCGCGCCATCAACGCGGCGGCCATCCAGGGGCTGGTTCTCGGGTGCACGGCGCACTGCTCCTCCGGGCAT TGGCTGCGGGCTTTGCTGCGCTACCcgaggacgacgacgaaggcgaGCCGGCGGGCGAGCAGAGCCGGGGGCGAGGAGTGGCGAGCCTTCGCCGTCCGCCAGCCGGAGCCCCTTCTGCGTTTTGCGCTCTGCTCCGGGAGCCACTCCGATCCCGCG GTACGGGTGTACTTCCCGAAGCGGCTGGCGCAGCAGCTGGAGGCGGCGCGGGAGGAGTACGTCCGGGCCACGGCGGGGGTGCGGAAGGACGACCGCCGGGTGCTGCTGCCCAGGCTGCTGGACGCCTACGCCCGGGACGCCGGCCTCACCGCGGACCGCCTCCTCGACGCCGTGCAGCGGTGCCTCCCGGAGACGCTGCGGACGGCGGTGCAGCGATGCCGCCGCCGCGGAGACGGGCCCGGTGCCGCGAAGGCAGTCGTCGAGTGGGTGCCCCACCGGCGGAGCTTCCGGTACCTGTTGGCCAGGGACCTCGCCTTCCCGCACCTCAGCCTCAGCTAG
- the LOC100382699 gene encoding uncharacterized protein isoform X2: MAALERRGGHHTAAFIRAAKASSPPPPPARQRQRQRRSKSGAGLDDDDDDRDARAAPRSPQKASRQTKLQEQKREAETEVQRRRRRSEAHNSLRKEIQQLETRLRDQQVVRGALEKALGPEPEPEPDDDGAGPRPLTLQNESPALKLIREVATLELEIKHLEHYLLALYRKAFEQQQAPTTTTALPPSDDRRDAARKLSVSSRPDDETPRARAPVIRGGGGNGRRNGGTADDCSPSSTCPRRTAADSDPAGLRSQSALSFRGAWSSSSSTSSRISPTEDSLARALRSCHSQPFSFLEQGETTAPSGGVVSLADYLGTSVADHIPETPSNLSEEMVRCMAGVYCRLADPPLLARHRPSASSASASLSSAASAVSPTQCLGGGDNNTWSPTSSSSYHCGRRDAARLVINPFRVEGVKELFSGPYSAMVEVPAISRDRPRLREAEDLLQTYKLILYRLETVDLRRMTGGEKLAFWINVHNALVMHAYLKYGVPQQNQLKTTTSLLVKAECKIAGRAINAAAIQGLVLGCTAHCSSGHWLRALLRYPRTTTKASRRASRAGGEEWRAFAVRQPEPLLRFALCSGSHSDPAVRKPTNQHAPTPFGDPVSLFFFFFFFFGCKCNANTQKLRVSTFLYAKRLKWAQMADRT, from the exons atggcGGCGCTAGAGAGGAGAGGAGGCCACCACACTGCTGCTTTCATCAGAGCAGCGAAGGCCTccagtcctcctcctcctccagcgAGGCAGAGGCAGAGGCAGAGGCGCTCCAAGAG CGGTGCCGGtttggacgacgacgacgacgacagagATGCCAGGGCCGCGCCGCGTTCTCCGCAGAAGGCGTCCAGACAGACCAAGCTG CAAGAGCAGAAACGCGAGGCCGAGACGGAAGTTCAGCGGCGCAGGAGGAGGAGCGAGGCACACAACTCCCTGAGGAAAGAG ATTCAGCAGCTGGAGACGCGCCTCAGGGATCAGCAGGTGGTGCGCGGCGCACTGGAGAAAGCGCTGGGGCCTGAGCCTGAGCCTGAGCCCGACGACGACGGCGCTGGTCCACGTCCACTCACTCTCCAGAACGAGAGCCCAGCGCTAAAG CTGATAAGGGAGGTTGCGACACTGGAGCTGGAGATCAAGCACTTGGAGCACTACCTGCTGGCACTCTACCGGAAAGCATtcgagcagcagcaagcacccaccaccaccaccgcgctGCCGCCTTCAGACGATCGCCGGGACGCGGCGCGCAAGCTGTCGGTGAGCTCACGGCCCGACGACGAGACGCCCAGGGCGAGGGCCCCCGTGATCAGGGGAGGCGGCGGCAACGGGAGGAGGAACGGCGGCACGGCCGACGACTGCTCGCCGTCGTCGACGTGCCCCCGGAGGACGGCCGCGGACTCGGACCCGGCCGGCCTCCGGAGCCAGTCGGCGCTGTCGTTCCGAGGCgcgtggtcgtcgtcgtcgtcgacgTCGTCCAGGATATCGCCCACGGAGGACAGCCTCGCGCGGGCGCTGCGGTCCTGCCACTCCCAGCCCTTCTCCTTCCTGGAG CAAGGCGAGACGACGGCGCCGTCAGGAGGAGTGGTGAGCCTGGCGGACTACCTCGGCACGAGCGTGGCGGACCACATCCCGGAGACCCCCAGCAACCTGTCGGAGGAGATGGTGCGTTGCATGGCCGGGGTGTACTGCAGGCTGGCCGACCCGCCGCTGCTGGCGCGCCACCGCCCGTCGGCgtcgtcggcgtcggcgtcgcTGTCCTCGGCGGCGAGCGCGGTCTCCCCAACACAGtgcctcggcggcggcgacaacaaCACGTGGAGCccgaccagcagcagcagctaccACTGCGGCAGGAGAGACGCCGCCCGGCTAGTCATCAACCCGTTCCGCGTCGAGGGGGTCAAGGAGTTGTTCAGCGGGCCCTACAGCGCCATGGTCGAGGTGCCGGCGATCTCCCGCGACCGCCCCAGGCTCAGGGAGGCCGAGGACCTGCTCCAGACGTACAA GCTGATTCTCTACCGGCTGGAGACGGTGGATCTGAGGCGGATGACGGGCGGGGAGAAGCTCGCGTTCTGGATCAACGTCCACAACGCGCTGGTCATGCAT GCGTACCTCAAGTATGGAGTCCCGCAGCAGAACCAGCTGAAGACGACGACATCACTGCTTGTCAAG GCGGAGTGCAAGATCGCGGGGCGCGCCATCAACGCGGCGGCCATCCAGGGGCTGGTTCTCGGGTGCACGGCGCACTGCTCCTCCGGGCAT TGGCTGCGGGCTTTGCTGCGCTACCcgaggacgacgacgaaggcgaGCCGGCGGGCGAGCAGAGCCGGGGGCGAGGAGTGGCGAGCCTTCGCCGTCCGCCAGCCGGAGCCCCTTCTGCGTTTTGCGCTCTGCTCCGGGAGCCACTCCGATCCCGCGGTGAGAAAACCAACCAACCAGCACGCCCCTACCCCTTTCGGCGATCCTgtctctcttttcttcttcttcttcttcttttttgggTGCAAGTGCAATGCAAACACGCAAAAGCTCCGCGTGTCTACGTTTTTATACGCAAAGAGATTAAAGTGGGCACAGATGGCTGACAGAACATAA